A genomic segment from Takifugu rubripes chromosome 20, fTakRub1.2, whole genome shotgun sequence encodes:
- the coa7 gene encoding cytochrome c oxidase assembly factor 7 — MAGLINFEDENEVKQFLDNIGVEYSFQCYKEKDPEGCQRLADYLEGIKKNYESTAQVLKHNCETNGYGESCYKLGAYHVTGKGGVPECLKTAYSCFVRSCNAGGKKSIDACHNVGLLAHDGRAVDGGPDLPAARQYYEKACADGFAPSCFNLSTLFIEGNSKGLKPDMTQALTYAMKACELGHVWGCANASRMYKLGDGTEKDEKKAEELKNRAKQLHSFLKERQLKFGE, encoded by the exons ATGGCCGGACTTATAAACTTCGAAGACGAGAATGAGGTGAAGCAGTTTTTGGACAACATAGGGGTGGAATACAGCTTCCAGTGCTACAAAGAAAAGGACCCTGAAG gGTGCCAACGACTGGCAGACTATTTGGAAGGAATAAAGAAGAATTATGAATCGACAGCACAGGTTTTGAAACATAATTGTGAAACAAATGGATACGGAGAGAGCTGCTACAAACTGGGCGCCTACCACGTCACAGGCAAAG gtgggGTGCCTGAGTGTTTGAAAACTGCATACTCCTGCTTCGTACGTTCCTGTAATGCTGGCGGAAAGAAGTCCATAGACGCCTGCCATAATGTGGGACTGCTGGCTCACGATGGGCGTGCGGTTGATGGAGGTCCGGACCTTCCAGCGGCTCGGCAGTACTATGAGAAAGCTTGTGCCGACGGCTTTGCTCCCTCTTGCTTCAACCTCAGTACCTTGTTCATTGAGGGTAATTCCAAAGGACTGAAACCAGATATGACTCAAGCATTGACCTATGCCATGAAAGCTTGTGAGCTGGGACATGTGTGGGGCTGTGCCAACGCAAGTCGGATGTACAAGTTGGGAGACGGTACGGAGAAGGATGAGAAGAAagcggaggagctgaagaaccgAGCCAAGCAACTGCACAGTTTTCTGAAAGAGAGGCAGCTCAAGTTTGGCGAGTGA
- the zyg11 gene encoding protein zyg-11 homolog — protein MAMAGSFLNTDDASPAALTDLCLTFLSQNLERFCATRPDGSLSFRDAILFPQELADQLLAKMATEGLLNDSTVGIFRNCEHLRLRRACIRTARISAEAFRKALCPHRLLELDAARVNADLTIPDILQGLATNKYCQESLQRLVLTGLTMSSLEEPTQYRFSTLRGLRSLSLGNVDFYDSGLVDVCSLPRLESLDLSNTSVTNLTPLLGLKERLRSLTLHQLKRLEMSTAQLLGVIGKLDVLQHLDISDDKQFTSDVARQLLGQTGILPALVSLDVSGRKQVTDAAVKTFVEERPGMTFVGLLATDAGFSDFLSGEGNLKVTGEANEMQICEALRRYSEREGFVREALFHLFSLTHVMEKPRPDILKLVVLGMKNHPATLNVQLAASACVFNLTKQDLAAGMPVRLLSTVTQLLLEAMRTFPNHQQLQKNCLLSLCSDRILQEVPFNRFEAAKLVMQWLCNHEDQNMQRMAVAIISILAAKLSTEQTAQLGAEMFIVKQLLHIVRQKATQVMVDATLKFTLSALWNLTDESPTTCRHFIENQGLELFIKVLESFPNESSIQQKVLGLLNNIAEVGELHGELMVQGFLDHIRTLLHSQEVEVSYFAAGILAHLTSRGEKAWTLSPQLRSSLLEQLHDVIMKWPPPECEMVAYRSFNPFFPLLECFHTPGVQLWAAWAMQHVCSKNAARYCSMLLEEGGLEQLELVHTHPQTHADVKFLAKSILESLHNHRARTGQPAPAQTSRHAPPQ, from the exons ATGGCTATGGCTGGGAGTTTCCTCAACACA GATGACGCGTCTCCCGCAGCTCTGACAGACCTGTGCCTGACTTTCTTGAGTCAAAATCTGGAGCGCTTTTGCGCGACTCGTCCCGATGGTTCCCTGAGCTTCAGGGACGCGATTCTCTTCCCGCAGGAGCTAGCAGATCAGCTGCTGGCTAAAATGGCCACTGAAG GTTTGTTGAACGACAGCACCGTGGGCATCTTTCGGAACTGTGaacacctgcggctgaggcgaGCCTGCATCCGTACCGCTCGGATCTCTGCAGAGGCCTTCAGGAAAGCCCTCTGCCCACACAGActgctggagctggatgctGCCAGAGTCAATGCAGACCTAACAATTCCAGATATCCTGCAGGGTCTGGCTACTAATAAATACTGCCAG GAGTCACTCCAGCGGCTCGTCCTAACAGGACTAACCATGTCCTCCCTGGAGGAACCTACTCAGTATCGCTTCAGCACCCTCCGAGGCCTCCGCTCCCTCTCTTTAGGAAATGTGGACTTTTACGACTCTGGACTGGTGGACGTGTGTTCGCTGCCCCGGCTGGAGAGCCTCGATCTCTCCAACACTTCGGTTACTAACCTGACCCCCCTGCTGGGCCTGAAGGAGCGTCTGCGCTCGCTAACACTACATCAGCTGAAGAGGCTGGAGATGAGCACTGCTCAGCTGCTGGGAGTCATCGGCAAGCTCGATGTTTTGCAG catctggacatCAGCGATGATAAACAGTTTACATCCGATGTGGCTCGTCAGCTGCTTGGACAAACAGGGATCCTGCCTGCTCTAGTTTCTCTGGACGTATCAGGGAGGAAACAg GTGACAGATGCTGCTGTGAAGACATTTGTTGAAGAGCGACCAGGGATGACCTTTGTGGGACTTCTGGCCACAGATGCTGGATTCTCTGATTTCCTCTCCGGAGAGGGGAACCTGAAG GTAACAGGAGAAGCAAACGAGATGCAGATCTGTGAAGCGCTGCGGCGCTACAGTGAGAGGGAAGGGTTCGTGAGAGAAGCTCTATTTCACCTGTTCAGCCTGACGCACGTCATGGAGAAGCCGAGACCAGACATCCTCAAG CTGGTTGTTTTGGGCATGAAGAATCATCCTGCTACGCTGAACGTGCAGCTGGCCGCCAGCGCCTGCGTGTTCAACCTGACCAAGCAGGACCTGGCGGCTGGAATGCCAGTGCGACTGTTGAGCACCGTCActcagctcctgctggaggccaTGAGGACCTTTCCCAACCACCAACAG ctgcagaaaaattGCCTGCTGTCTCTCTGCAGCGATCGCATCTTACAAGAAGTCCCGTTCAACAG GTTTGAAGCTGCCAAGCTAGTGATGCAGTGGCTCTGCAACCATGAAGACCAGAACATGCAGAGGATGGCCGTGGCCATCATTTCCATCTTGGCTGCCAAG TTGTCCACAGAGCAGACGGCTCAGCTGGGAGCGGAGATGTTCATAGTGAAG CAACTGCTTCACATTGTGCGTCAGAAGGCCACTCAGGTCATGGTGGACGCCACCCTCAAATTTACTCTGAGTGCCCTCTGGAACCTCACGGACGAGTCGCCGACAACCTGCCGCCATTTTATTGAAAACCAGGGTCTGGAGCTGTTTATTAAAGTCTTAGAG TCCTTCCCTAACGAGTCCTCTATTCAGCAGAAGGTTCTCGGGCTGCTG AACAACATAGCAGAGGTCGGTGAGCTGCATGGGGAGCTCATGGTGCAGGGCTTCTTGGACCACATCAGGACGCTGCTGCACAGCCAAGAGGTAGAGGTCAGCTACTTCGCCGCGGGCATCCTTGCTCATTTGACGTCACGCGGGGAGAAGGCCTGGACGCTGAGTCCACAGCTTCGCTCAtcactgctggagcagctg CATGACGTCATCATGAAGTGGCCCCCACCCGAGTGTGAAATGGTGGCCTACAG GTCATTTAATCCCTTCTTTCCTCTACTGGAGTGTTTCCACACCCCTGGCGTCCAGCTGTGGGCAGCTTGGGCCATGCAGCACGTCTGCAGCAAGAACG CCGCTCGCTATTGCAGCATGTTGTTGGAGGAGGGTggcctggagcagctggagcttgttcacacacacccacagacgcACGCTGACGTCAAGTTTTTGGCTAAGAGCATTCTGGAGAGTTTGCACAACCACAGAGCCCGCACTGGTCAGCCTGCTCCCGCACAGACAAGTCGCCATGCGCCTCCACAGTAG
- the echdc2 gene encoding enoyl-CoA hydratase domain-containing protein 2, mitochondrial: MAALIRGLAGRRGPSPRCLGAGLFRETLGRAPRRLLRGTAALLSGAGRTLLTSGRAQHTEAPGPVEVDLKRLEGEDNGIVEVLMRRLKARNALGHVFVSQMTELVSTLAHESLVRVVIFRSLVPGVFCAGADLKERALMNNTEADLFVHGLRSLMTQIALLPMPSIAAMDGVALGGGLELALACDLRVAACSAQMGLIETTRGLLPGAGGSQRLPRMVGVTLAKELIFTGRRVGGQTALEMGLVNRAVDQNEAGDAAYREALSLAREILPQAPVAVRMAKEAIDRGVEVDMSSAMAIERMCYARVIPTRDRQEGMAAFIEKRPPHYTGE; this comes from the exons ATGGCAGCACTGATTCGCGGGTTGGCGGGGCGGCGGGGTCCGTCGCCGCGGTGCCTGGGTGCCGGACTCTTTCGGGAAACGCTCGGCCGAGCTCCGAGGCGGCTCCTCCGGGGAACCGCGGCTCTGCTCAGCGGCGCTGGCCGAACTCTTCTGACTTCCGGTCGCGCACAGCACACGGAGGCTCCGGGTCCCGTGGAGGTGGATTTAAAGCGCTTAGAAGGGGAAGACAATG GGATAGTGGAGGTGTTGATGCGTCGACTCAAGGCCAGAAATGCTCTGGgccatgtgtttgtgtcacag ATGACGGAGCTTGTGTCCACTCTGGCCCATGAATCATTGGTCCGTGTGGTTATCTTCAGGAGTCTGGTGCCTGGTGTTTTCTGTGCAG GTGCAGATCTGAAAGAGAGGGCTCTAATGAACAACACTGAGGCCGATCTGTTTGTCCACGGCCTGCGATCTCTCATGACCCAGATAG CTTTACTGCCGATGCCGTCCATTGCAGCGATGGATGGCGTGGCCCTGGGAGGTGGCTTGGAATTGGCCCTGGCCTGTGATCTTCGAGTCGCTG cGTGTTCGGCACAGATGGGTCTGATCGAGACGACGCGGGGGCTCCTCCCAGGGGCGG ggggcagtcaGCGGCTGCCGCGGATGGTCGGCGTGACTCTGGCCAAAGAGCTCATCTTCACAG GTAGGCGTGTGGGAGGGCAGACGGCGCTGGAGATGGGTCTGGTAAACAGAGCAGTGGATCAGAACGAGGCTGGAGACGCTGCATACAGAGAAGCACTCAGCCTGGCCAGAGAGATACTGCCTCAG GCTCCTGTCGCAGTGCGGATGGCTAAAGAGGCAATCGACCGAGGTGTTGAG GTTGATATGAGCTCTGCAATGGCAATAGAGAGGATGTGTTATGCTCGG GTCATCCCTACGcgggacagacaggagggcatGGCAGCCTTCATTGAGAAGAGACCCCCTCACTACACTGGAGAATAA
- the lrrc52 gene encoding leucine-rich repeat-containing protein 52, whose protein sequence is MRLLPEPSAQSLRLLFLFIFVMGVTPSPALTAGCPDRCVCDDQLVVQCAGQELTLFPNDLPLATRQLIISNNRIGDLPALQLNYLSDLVYLDCSNNSLTEISESTFGNLRKLAYLDLSFNTLLQIEDRTFGPLASLVMLRLTDNPSLGEIHPDAFSENIALQVLDVSRNNLTALNISSLIALPALRSLGLSGNPWSCDCDTEDLCLWVQIEGYKFQDEGQTVCHGPPELAGQRLAEVGMQLRADCHQGLGYWDYLFFIAIGFIIFSAGTVSAWVMGVLMVLYERYSKRKSEELDSEDEDRGGISGGAGGFLWKDGTPDIACQCQAATLESLLPALRSLNRT, encoded by the exons ATGCGTCTCCTGCCCGAGCCCAGTGCCCAGTCCCTCcggcttctctttctctttatcTTCGTGATGGGGGTGACCCCCTCCCCGGCTCTGACGGCCGGCTGCCCAGACAGATGCGTATGCGACGACCAGCTGGTGGTCCAGTGCGCGGGGCAGGAGCTCACCTTGTTCCCCAACGACCTGCCCCTAGCAACCCGGCAGCTCATCATCTCTAACAACCGCATCGGGGACCTTCCTGCTCTGCAGCTCAACTACCTGTCTGATCTGGTCTACCTGGACTGCAGCAATAACTCTCTGACTGAGATCTCTGAGTCTACTTTTGGCAATCTACGGAAGCTCGCCTACCTGGACCTGTCGTTCAACACGCTGCTGCAGATCGAAGACCGGACTTTCGGACCCCTGGCATCTTTGGTGATGCTCCGGCTGACAGACAACCCGAGTCTAGGGGAGATCCACCCAGATGCCTTCTCGGAGAACATCgctctgcaggtgctggacGTGAGCCGGAACAACCTGACAGCCCTCAACATCAGCAGCCTGATCGCGCTGCCCGCTCTGCGGTCTTTGGGGCTGAGTGGAAACCCCTGGAGCTGCGACTGTGACACGGAGGACCTTTGCCTGTGGGTGCAGATAGAGGGCTACAAGTTTCAAG ACGAGGGTCAGACGGTTTGCCACGGTCCCCCTGAGCTGGCAGGCcagcgcttggcggaggtcggCATGCAGTTGCGAGCAGACTGCCACCAAGGCCTGGGTTACTGGGACTACCTTTTCTTCATCGCCATCGGCTTCATCATCTTCTCAGCGGGCACCGTGTCAGCCTGGGTGATGGGCGTGCTGATGGTGCTGTATGAACGCTACAGCAAGAGGAAGAGCGAGGAGCTCGACAGCGAggatgaggacagaggagggatcagtggaggagcaggag GCTTCCTCTGGAAGGATGGTACTCCAGACATAGCATGCCAGTGCCAGGCTGCCACGCTGGAGTCTCTGCTGCCAGCTCTGAGGAGCCTCAATCGGACCTGA